The Ipomoea triloba cultivar NCNSP0323 chromosome 4, ASM357664v1 DNA segment CCTACCATTCCTTGCAGGCTGCACCACATCCTGAGGCTCAATCGAATTCTTACCATAGTCCCCAAATATCTGCTTGGGGAGCTTCACCGCCCCGTCTAGCATCCTGGATGCTACATCAGTGGTAGATGGAAGTGGAAGCCTCCCCTGCACCTGCAAGAACACTCTCAACTCATCACTCTTCTTGATCACCGGATGAACTGCAAGCCTCTGCAAGTACCTCTCCAATGCCACTCTCCTCTGCTCAGCGAAGTCTTGTTTTTGCATCATTTGACTCTCCACTACACTCTTGTCCGGTCTCGGAGGTATAAAAAACCCTCTATAAGCTTCACTCAACCGATCTGCTAATATTACTACGTCATTGAACCGCCTCCGAACGGTGAATATGGATCCACCGTAGTCCGCCAGGTTCGTCTCCGCGGTAATCAAATACGTATAAAATGTGTTACCTCCCGGAACAATTGAACTCGAGGATTCCACCACTTTCTCCGGATCCGAAACCACAACTTTCAAATACGTCGAGTCCGAAGAGCGAAACCGCGAAATGGTAACCGAATTATCAAAGTCTATCACAGCACTATGGCTGCCATTAACTTCTCCGACGAAACTCGCGTTGTCTTCGGGAGGACTAACAGCACAGGATGGAGATCCGAGATGGCTGTCCTGACGAGAATCCGAAGCTCCGAGAGACTGTATAGGGTGCGGCGGAGAGGAGAGGGGATGGGAATCGGCAGAGACGCCGACGATCGACGGCGATAGAGGCTCCCGGGAGTCGGAAACCATTTTATCGGCACTGCGGCCATTAGAGTAGGACTTTGAGGTCAAATCTTCTTCATCATCGAGAGCCAAGGTCTCCATCGAGGCATCTTTTGAGGTCGGGAGGTCAGGCTCTCCCTGGCTCTCCGGGCCCATCATTTCCTTTTCCGATGAAAATGTCGCTCAAATTTGGATCACGGATGCCGAAAATGCGATGGTATCTTCGCCGGAGGGCGGCGAAAGGTGGTCCGGCGGAAGAGGATGGAAAACTGATTTTGAAGGATAGAATTTGTTTAGCAccaaaatattagtataaaataaaatagaaatttcaaCCGTCTTTAGGACATGAGGTTTATGCCCTAACACCTTAGTTtaccaaaacaaacaaaattatacCGGAGTAATTACATAATGTCAACTTACCATTTTTATAGCTCCAAAAGAGTGTCTAAATGGGTTCAACGTAATTCTCAAACATAGtcttattagtattttttttttcttgcaaagTATTATACATTAACAATATTTACCAATTACACATTAGATGAGAGTTCTACTAATCTTCCCATGTGTGCATACGGCCTTAGCCCAATCAACCCAACCTTTCGCTTGCATCAAATCTCGAGACAACCTATATCTGCTCTTCACAATGTATTAGCCTTTACATGCATCCAACACCAGCTATCCAGGACTTCCCTTCTTGATACAAGTATATTATAcattcttgtatttttaaaaattgtaataattatcaTTCTAATCACCcctacattatttttttttaatacaccccctacattatataattttcctaaaatatatacaataatattgTCTTGCTTAAATATCTTTCATATAAAAATAGTCATTGTAtacttttatgttttattacaaaaaatatctttgtttttatttgacatattattGTTGATGAAATACATACATGACATCGAACTTGTCTAACAAGGCATAATCATCACATTGGTGTTTTTGCCTGCCAATGACAACAGGGTCTGATcgtcttttgttttttattgtaGCATATTTTGACAAACAAACATCTGGAGTAtacggggttatcgatccacatgGAAGCAGGgcgtatcaagcactagttactaatcaATTCATGAGAAGTTAATCCTAGCAAAAATTATGGATTGCAAAAGTATAAGTAATTAAAAAGTGCAAGACAAGCAAGTTGAGGAATACAAGAGAAAGAGAGTAAAAGTGAGATTTTATGgttaagtgtttaatcaccCCGTGCTAACCTAAAGTGCAATATTTAATTTGGGTTCAAACAAGTGTGAATGATTGCAATCAATAGGGAAAGAGTTACTCTCATAATTCAAACCCGCAATAAGACAAATGAAACAAACTCACTCACATGAAATATACACAATAACCAAtcaagaaaaaacaatgataaaATCTCTTAACAAATATGCCCTCTCCCAATGTGTAATAGTCAATTGCAAAGTGGATGCTCTAATATATGCACTAACTTCCATCAAGACACAAGTAATTTAGCCATTTAATTACAAGCATCATCAatataaatcacaattgcaatACAAGTCATAAAacccaaatataaatatatcattaagaaattgaagaactaggcacataggttcataaacactttttaTCCAAAAATTCATACGTAGTTTTAGCTAATCATGACTAACATAatttcaacaacaacaatataaagGAAGATACAATAAAACTTAAAGTAAATAAGAGAGGAAGAGATTATCCCAAATGTGTTTTCCAAGCCCCTTTCTTTCAACTTGTTTGGAGCTTTTGATCATCAAATCTTCATTTTAAAGCTTGTGCAATAGTTATTCTGCTTCTTCTTCCCAGGTGTGGGTATCCTTCATTATTCTTTTTGAGTGTGAATAATCACATATGTTCACTCCATTTGTCTTCTCAAATCGCATCAAAACTTCGGGTATGAAGGaaatgatgatatatatagtgCTGTGGAGAATGAGGGTAAAAATGACAATTGTTAGGAGTAGAAATTCGCAGACTTGGGGCTTCTCGATGCGTGGAGACCTGGGCTCGACGTGTCAAGTTAATTTGGAGTGAAATAACGACCATTCTGCCTCATATCGATGCGTCAAGAATCTTCTTGTGACGCGATGTTTGGTTTGTAGcatgattttgaccctttttcccTTATGGTATagactttgatgtcttcataagagttgtagccctttaagTATTATTTATAATGGCGCAAGAATCACTTCATTTTGGAGATTTCTAGGCTGAGACATGGTATAAATACCGAGCAATGATCAATATGTGCGAGAATTGACCACTTTCGTATACTGTTTGAGggtttatttgacaattttcccttatatatatgtgtgtgtatgtgacTATGTGTATGaaagtatgtttaattttttttttttgtaaaaaaagacatattaattaaCAAGAGTCAAGCTCCAAAACATGTGCAAAAGAGCGGGAATGATGGTCATCTTGACTATCAAGCCACCTAGATGCCTCCCCGATGACGGAGAAAGGAAATAACTTCAATCTAAACCTCCCAATTTAATCTTCATAGCAAAGAAATCCTGCACCTCAAAAGGCTTCATCACTGCTTCAACCTTTTCGCCCTCAAGATCATTGTCGAGTCCTAAGCCTCAACACAATTTAGTCACTAAAGGTCCGATGAATACATGCCGCATATTTGGCTTGTTTTGTGCACCAAGCCACTTCTTCACCTGCGCTCCCATGTTAACACCCACCCTATTCTCCATGCTCCATATATAGAAAAGATCTTGACGATATGCTTTGTTGAGGTTTGTCTTTCTCCCTGAGAGAAAAATGGACTGAGAAACCGTCCACACAGTCAGGGCTAGAAAGAGCCTCCCGAGCAAGCGAGTAGACGACTCTATTCGCGGACCatttaacaaacaaaaaacaaatattagtGAAA contains these protein-coding regions:
- the LOC116017647 gene encoding sorting nexin 2B-like yields the protein MMGPESQGEPDLPTSKDASMETLALDDEEDLTSKSYSNGRSADKMVSDSREPLSPSIVGVSADSHPLSSPPHPIQSLGASDSRQDSHLGSPSCAVSPPEDNASFVGEVNGSHSAVIDFDNSVTISRFRSSDSTYLKVVVSDPEKVVESSSSIVPGGNTFYTYLITAETNLADYGGSIFTVRRRFNDVVILADRLSEAYRGFFIPPRPDKSVVESQMMQKQDFAEQRRVALERYLQRLAVHPVIKKSDELRVFLQVQGRLPLPSTTDVASRMLDGAVKLPKQIFGDYGKNSIEPQDVVQPARNGRDLLRLFKEMKQSVVNDWGKSKPLIEEDDKEFLEKKERLHDLEQHLSNSSKQAESIVKAQQDMGETLGHLGLAFVKLMKFENEWGNSETQRERAAGMKIVATAAVKTSRLYHGLNVHTVKYLDILHEHLGLMLAVRNAFSDRSSALLTVQTLLSEMSSLNSRVEKLETASSKIFEGDKSRNRKLEELKDAIKTTEVAKTCAVKEYERIKEHNRSEIERLDRERHDDLIIMLKGFVISQVDYSEKIEIEWAKLAEETRQYARDAA